The following are encoded in a window of Acidobacteriota bacterium genomic DNA:
- a CDS encoding CHAT domain-containing protein: MKKFTARTWLVIFLLSGLVVSARWEPLAISARAQTKDQHVDFAEQYRQLVRLILRKEYVEAVVHGKRLIESTDEYLEAYRRIAQAAKEAQQLDLLKAYFLAVSQLTPDGPLPHYGLGLVYQELNEISAALAEFKLCLRLRPTFTAALKAALDLPRENAQEIEAILTELRAGAPESWVVPFGQGLYAARVNKPEEGLAHFDEALARNPEAAEVCYQKALLLGLRNRSAPALSALAACFPRLLPQLNEAQQIDVLYLSGSLAARLGNREQAEEQLQRAAQLAKAMGDEQYTGAYLANKAILNQQQGDYAAALLASQAALTLARKGTGRGAEILAGRNLVQAGRALYLLGDYQQARSYYAEGLSYAKKWKETSNEALINHYLGDLLAATGDYKQAVNHYRAAVALKRERADAESQHLTYTALVRLSLQTGDLSQAQAALQEMLRLGQESGDLRLGLNALAAQGELQMRLGRLEQALLSYTELLQQASPQGYAEFTWLAQAGLAQVYQRSQQYEKARAAYQEAIRVMENARARLNAPEDKAGFFQDKVEVYKNLIGVLLELASQPSPGDFKTEAFYYSERARARAFADLLAEAKVNVAQDLPADLAQQQQALQQHSSELTAKLFKEKALAVEKQNQPEIVRLEAELNKTDGALADWLRAVKARNPRYAALQYPEPVDLPQAQRLLDDRTLLLAYALGEQESYLFAVGRTQYQVARLPKAAELSAPVAQLLAALTGKEQSPDDYRASARALYRQLIEPAGKLLVGKTRLIVVPDGALHRLPFEVLMPAAKQHLVERYAINYAPSVSVLAGLQHERREADAAQRAFIAFADPVYDRQAAEKNNPVIAARLRAVDAGQQWKFQQLAHSRHEAEAIAKLFGKDQATLFLGAEAKEENVKIKDLLSQYRLVHFSAHGLVNESRPRFSGLVLSLPPVDSMTGSERAANTVEDGLLSAYEIFNLKLRADLVTLSACETALGKEVKGEGLMSLVRAFMYAGTPSVLASLWKVDDASAADLMVEFYRNWRQGMRVGKKLVRLNKAEALRQAQLKAIRNGSAPYYWAPFVLVGRAE, from the coding sequence ATGAAGAAGTTTACCGCTAGAACGTGGCTGGTCATTTTTTTGCTGAGCGGGTTGGTTGTCTCCGCCCGCTGGGAGCCGCTGGCAATTTCCGCCAGGGCCCAGACCAAAGATCAGCACGTGGACTTTGCCGAACAGTATCGCCAACTCGTCAGATTGATTTTGCGCAAAGAGTACGTAGAAGCAGTCGTGCATGGGAAAAGACTGATTGAAAGCACGGATGAGTATTTAGAAGCCTATCGGCGTATCGCTCAAGCAGCCAAAGAAGCGCAGCAGTTGGATTTGTTGAAGGCTTATTTTCTTGCCGTCAGCCAACTGACCCCGGACGGCCCGCTACCACATTATGGGCTGGGGTTGGTTTATCAGGAGTTGAATGAAATTTCCGCCGCGCTCGCCGAGTTCAAACTATGCTTGCGCCTAAGGCCAACGTTTACCGCCGCGCTAAAAGCCGCGCTTGACTTGCCTCGTGAGAATGCGCAAGAAATCGAAGCCATCTTGACGGAATTGCGTGCGGGCGCGCCGGAAAGTTGGGTTGTCCCGTTTGGACAGGGGCTTTACGCCGCACGTGTGAATAAGCCGGAGGAGGGGTTGGCCCACTTCGATGAAGCCTTGGCGCGCAACCCTGAGGCTGCCGAGGTGTGTTATCAGAAAGCCTTGTTGCTGGGGTTGCGCAATCGCAGCGCCCCGGCGCTCTCCGCATTGGCAGCTTGTTTTCCGCGCCTGTTGCCGCAATTAAACGAAGCGCAACAAATTGATGTGCTCTATCTGAGCGGGAGTTTGGCGGCGCGGCTGGGCAACCGTGAGCAAGCTGAAGAGCAGTTACAACGCGCTGCGCAATTGGCCAAGGCGATGGGCGACGAGCAATACACGGGCGCTTATTTGGCGAATAAGGCGATCCTCAATCAACAGCAGGGAGATTATGCCGCTGCTTTGTTGGCCAGTCAGGCGGCGTTGACGCTAGCACGCAAAGGCACTGGCCGTGGGGCTGAGATCTTGGCCGGTAGAAACCTGGTGCAAGCCGGCCGCGCGCTTTATCTCTTGGGGGATTACCAGCAGGCACGCAGCTATTACGCTGAAGGTTTGAGTTACGCCAAGAAGTGGAAAGAGACGAGTAATGAGGCATTAATCAATCATTACCTCGGCGATTTGCTGGCAGCGACGGGGGACTATAAGCAAGCGGTCAACCATTATCGCGCCGCAGTGGCGCTGAAACGCGAACGGGCCGACGCAGAGTCGCAACATCTGACTTACACGGCGCTCGTCAGGCTTAGTCTGCAAACTGGTGACTTGTCGCAAGCACAAGCAGCACTCCAAGAAATGCTGCGGTTGGGTCAGGAATCCGGCGATCTGCGTCTGGGCTTGAATGCGTTGGCGGCGCAGGGTGAATTGCAGATGCGCCTGGGTCGTTTGGAACAAGCCCTGCTCAGTTATACGGAACTGTTGCAACAAGCCAGCCCGCAGGGTTACGCGGAATTCACCTGGCTGGCACAGGCAGGCTTAGCGCAGGTCTATCAACGCAGCCAGCAATACGAAAAAGCGCGTGCGGCTTATCAAGAGGCAATTCGGGTGATGGAAAACGCCCGCGCCCGCCTAAATGCGCCGGAGGACAAGGCCGGCTTCTTTCAAGATAAAGTCGAAGTCTATAAAAATCTGATCGGCGTCTTGCTCGAACTTGCCAGCCAACCCTCACCAGGAGATTTCAAGACTGAGGCTTTCTACTACAGCGAACGCGCCCGGGCGCGCGCCTTCGCCGATTTACTGGCGGAGGCTAAAGTGAATGTGGCGCAAGACCTGCCTGCCGATTTGGCGCAACAGCAACAGGCGTTGCAACAGCACAGTTCCGAACTGACCGCCAAGCTCTTCAAAGAAAAAGCGTTGGCTGTCGAAAAACAAAATCAGCCGGAGATCGTCCGGCTCGAGGCCGAGTTGAACAAAACCGATGGTGCGCTTGCCGATTGGTTGCGCGCCGTCAAAGCGCGCAATCCGCGTTACGCCGCGTTGCAATACCCTGAGCCAGTGGATTTGCCGCAAGCCCAGCGCTTGCTCGATGACCGGACGTTGTTGCTGGCGTATGCGTTGGGCGAGCAGGAATCGTATCTGTTCGCGGTGGGCCGCACGCAATATCAGGTGGCGCGTTTGCCCAAGGCGGCGGAGTTGAGCGCGCCGGTCGCGCAGTTGTTGGCGGCGCTGACCGGCAAGGAACAATCGCCGGATGACTATCGTGCGTCGGCGCGCGCCTTGTACCGGCAGTTGATCGAACCGGCGGGCAAGCTGCTCGTGGGGAAGACGCGCTTGATCGTGGTGCCGGATGGCGCGTTGCACCGCCTGCCATTTGAAGTGTTGATGCCGGCGGCCAAACAGCATTTGGTCGAGCGTTATGCCATCAACTATGCGCCTTCGGTCAGCGTGCTGGCCGGATTGCAGCATGAACGCCGGGAAGCGGACGCGGCACAACGGGCGTTCATTGCGTTCGCCGATCCGGTGTATGACCGGCAGGCGGCAGAAAAGAATAATCCGGTGATCGCGGCGCGATTGCGCGCGGTGGATGCGGGGCAGCAATGGAAGTTCCAGCAATTGGCGCACAGCCGCCACGAGGCCGAAGCGATTGCCAAGCTGTTTGGCAAAGACCAGGCCACGCTGTTTCTCGGCGCAGAAGCGAAAGAAGAGAACGTCAAAATCAAAGACCTTTTGAGCCAATATCGGCTGGTACACTTTTCGGCGCACGGGCTGGTCAATGAAAGCCGCCCGCGCTTTTCGGGCCTCGTGCTGTCGTTGCCGCCGGTTGATTCAATGACTGGCAGTGAGCGCGCCGCGAATACGGTCGAAGACGGTTTGTTGTCGGCTTACGAGATTTTCAATCTGAAGCTGCGGGCCGACTTGGTCACGCTCTCGGCCTGCGAGACGGCGCTGGGCAAGGAGGTCAAAGGCGAAGGGCTGATGAGTCTGGTACGCGCGTTTATGTACGCCGGCACGCCGTCGGTGCTGGCGAGTTTGTGGAAAGTGGATGACGCGAGCGCGGCTGATTTGATGGTCGAGTTTTATCGCAATTGGCGACAAGGTATGCGCGTCGGGAAAAAGCTGGTGCGCTTGAATAAAGCCGAAGCCTTGCGGCAAGCCCAGTTGAAGGCCATCAGGAATGGTAGTGCGCCCTATTATTGGGCGCCGTTTGTGTTGGTTGGCCGGGCGGAGTAA
- a CDS encoding VOC family protein, producing MGNQMKHPAGNFCWFELGTTDQNGAKEFYGKLFGWQFRDNPMSPEMVYTTFTLDGKEVGACYKLGPEMAGVPTHWMPYVATDSADAMAAKVTELGGEVLMPAFDVMTFGRMVAFKDPTGAALSVWQPNEHQGVDLVGVPGAFCWGELATSDTANAKEFYTQLFGWQTKESTMPEMAYTEWINGAQPIGGMMPLQGPPGVPPHWLLYFAVADADATVAQAQALGGQVCLPPTDIPNTGRFAVLSDPQGGTFAVIKLSFPM from the coding sequence ATGGGCAATCAGATGAAGCATCCCGCCGGCAATTTCTGCTGGTTCGAACTTGGCACCACCGATCAGAACGGCGCCAAGGAGTTTTATGGCAAGCTTTTTGGCTGGCAGTTTCGGGACAACCCGATGTCGCCGGAAATGGTTTACACAACCTTCACCCTCGACGGCAAAGAGGTCGGCGCGTGTTATAAGCTGGGACCGGAAATGGCAGGCGTGCCGACGCATTGGATGCCTTACGTCGCGACGGACAGCGCCGATGCCATGGCGGCCAAAGTGACGGAACTGGGCGGCGAAGTCCTGATGCCAGCCTTTGATGTGATGACCTTTGGGCGCATGGTGGCCTTCAAAGACCCGACCGGCGCGGCGCTCTCGGTTTGGCAGCCCAATGAACATCAGGGCGTTGATCTGGTGGGCGTGCCGGGGGCCTTTTGCTGGGGCGAACTGGCGACGAGCGATACGGCCAACGCCAAGGAGTTTTACACCCAGTTGTTTGGTTGGCAGACCAAAGAGAGCACAATGCCGGAGATGGCTTACACAGAATGGATCAACGGCGCACAACCCATCGGCGGGATGATGCCACTGCAAGGGCCGCCGGGCGTGCCGCCGCATTGGCTGCTTTATTTCGCGGTCGCCGATGCTGATGCGACGGTGGCGCAAGCGCAGGCGCTGGGCGGTCAGGTTTGTTTGCCGCCCACCGACATTCCCAATACGGGCCGCTTCGCGGTGCTTTCGGATCCGCAGGGTGGCACCTTCGCGGTGATCAAACTGTCGTTTCCAATGTAA
- a CDS encoding adenosylhomocysteinase: protein MLSVLHSPLMLSQELTWIRTHMPRTQRALQTLPDLSGVRLACSFHLEIKMIPLCEALLARGARLFLTTCNPTTVRDETVQWLIEHGAEAEAHCGMSEAEYETALQHALKWQPTHLCEMGADLSYALHQHGDIHSVKASLEGTGSGISRLQAMPLRYPVFNCDDLPIKEGIHNRHMVGLTTWTAFFDRTRLSLHERRVLVIGYGSVGRGVAETARAFGGAVTIAERDPARALEAAYAGWHVQALDAALAEADIIVTATGAHGVLTAEHFIRLRDGAFLLNVGHRADEFDLAALRAYPHDEVQPFIEAFQINQRTIYLFAGGSMANLTAGKGDSLNAFDLTLAVLTAGIGHLVQAGASTAPGVHLLPREVWEGCLA, encoded by the coding sequence ATGCTCTCCGTACTGCACTCGCCGCTTATGCTATCGCAAGAACTCACTTGGATTCGCACGCACATGCCGCGCACTCAACGCGCGCTGCAAACGCTGCCCGACTTATCCGGCGTGCGCCTCGCCTGTTCGTTCCATCTCGAAATCAAAATGATTCCACTCTGCGAAGCCTTGCTGGCGCGTGGAGCCAGGCTCTTTTTGACGACTTGTAATCCCACCACGGTGCGCGACGAGACGGTGCAATGGCTGATTGAACATGGCGCAGAAGCCGAGGCCCATTGCGGCATGTCCGAGGCAGAATACGAAACCGCCCTGCAACACGCGCTCAAGTGGCAGCCGACGCATCTGTGCGAGATGGGCGCTGACCTTAGTTATGCCTTGCATCAACACGGCGACATCCATTCGGTCAAAGCCAGCCTGGAAGGCACCGGCTCCGGCATCAGCCGGTTGCAGGCAATGCCGCTGCGTTATCCGGTTTTCAATTGCGACGATCTGCCGATCAAAGAAGGCATCCACAACCGGCACATGGTCGGGCTGACGACCTGGACGGCCTTTTTCGACCGCACGCGGCTGAGCCTGCACGAGCGTCGCGTGTTGGTCATCGGCTACGGTTCGGTCGGGCGTGGCGTGGCTGAGACCGCCCGCGCTTTCGGCGGCGCGGTCACGATTGCCGAACGCGACCCGGCGCGTGCGCTCGAAGCGGCGTATGCCGGCTGGCACGTGCAAGCGCTCGATGCCGCCCTTGCCGAAGCGGACATCATCGTCACCGCCACGGGCGCACACGGCGTGCTGACGGCTGAACATTTCATCCGCTTGCGCGACGGCGCGTTCCTGCTCAACGTCGGGCATCGCGCGGATGAATTCGATCTGGCGGCCTTGCGCGCCTACCCGCACGACGAGGTGCAGCCTTTCATCGAAGCCTTTCAAATCAACCAACGCACCATCTATTTGTTTGCGGGTGGTTCGATGGCGAATCTGACGGCGGGCAAAGGCGACAGTTTGAATGCCTTTGATCTGACGCTGGCGGTACTGACGGCGGGCATCGGCCATTTGGTGCAGGCCGGTGCATCCACTGCGCCCGGCGTACACCTGTTGCCGCGCGAAGTATGGGAAGGCTGTCTGGCTTGA
- a CDS encoding DinB family protein: protein MKRFTLFTFIACALIASLGNAAWAQSAPATLTDDERKEAIKYLEETRKNFLAEVKGLSEAQWTFKAAPDRWSVAEVAEHIAVSEETLFGMVTDRIMKSPATPEKKEAVKGKEVQLRQMITNRTVKAQAPEMLKPTNRWATQAELVKAFSASRDKTAAYVKSSQDDLRSHFAAHPVFKDLDAYQWIILIAGHSARHTDQIKEVKADPNFPKK, encoded by the coding sequence ATGAAACGCTTTACCTTATTCACGTTCATCGCTTGCGCTCTGATCGCGTCGCTCGGCAACGCCGCCTGGGCACAATCCGCACCTGCCACGTTGACTGACGACGAGCGCAAAGAAGCGATCAAATACTTGGAAGAAACCCGCAAGAATTTTCTCGCCGAAGTGAAAGGCCTGAGTGAAGCTCAATGGACATTCAAAGCTGCGCCCGATCGTTGGTCAGTCGCCGAAGTCGCCGAACACATCGCGGTCAGCGAAGAGACACTCTTTGGCATGGTCACCGACCGCATCATGAAATCGCCCGCCACGCCTGAAAAAAAGGAAGCGGTCAAAGGCAAAGAGGTACAACTGCGCCAGATGATCACCAACCGCACGGTCAAAGCCCAGGCGCCTGAAATGCTCAAACCCACCAACCGTTGGGCGACCCAAGCCGAACTCGTCAAAGCCTTCAGCGCCAGCCGCGACAAAACGGCGGCTTACGTGAAGAGTTCACAAGACGATCTGCGCAGCCACTTTGCGGCACACCCGGTCTTCAAAGACCTGGACGCGTATCAGTGGATCATCCTGATTGCGGGTCACAGCGCGCGCCACACCGATCAGATCAAAGAAGTGAAAGCTGATCCGAACTTCCCGAAGAAGTAA
- a CDS encoding TonB-dependent receptor: MRITTGLRCLCLLLWLACAAWAQTQITTGVIQGTATDQSGAVVPGANVEAKNLDTNNSKTATTAEDGRFVFLALQSGRYTVTVTKQGYAKTVQENLNLTVGQTISLTLALKVSTVQETVTITASPTIDTVKTESSSTLNETAVANTPVLGRKFLDLFTLTPGVSITQGPDGDVVNFAGQRGVFNNISLDGGDYNNGFFGEQVGGQRAAIDITLDAVKEFQVVATGASAEFGRTAGGVVNVITKSGTNQVHGSLFHFQRLEALTSDPKDGKGGTVKDFMKDFHREQFGGTIGGPLKKDKVFFFGAFEQITGNLTRANLSVPIGAPCSVQNPTIQANEALINGSADCQRVALINFIKTTRQQDESLPIKKPVNTSAILGKLDWKLTPANDLAFSYNFSRSKKENETFDVPTYGASANGTEGPGKINVFNVNLYTTLAANKLNEFHFTYSREDRPRLANKSNILADTAMGFATTFRFGNPFFLQPGVDEVFKRAQFKDNFSLIAGKHNIKLGGEYIRSNNSQVFRGFFTARYIFDSVTGFLRYASPATLGAGYGPNIKGCSNGGYVAATAACPAGSTSTGGPLLLYLQGAGPNAPATDAAGASDINNDEFALFAQDKYQWRPGFTWQLGLRWEAQVLPNPTVAPAKTAYGLFLSDPRFPSNGTLPDQWKMFQPRVGFAWDIKNNSKSVLRASWGIYNARQNMLSQVGSITTNGVQQQTIFLNSDIIALGVPGPTWPNVVTPSAQSCSGSRGSNPFPCFSGVRVFSRDYANPRIYTSNVQFEQQIANDTALYVDFTYSKGVHLTRFLNYGRLGFFQPYLDEIAVASALGKGLYRGLTIGVRKRLSKGFQLDGNYTLSKDLDDDSNERDPFSDRSFDIKNLKLDYALSDRDIRHKFNFLLYGELPWGLQANTRIQARSAQPITPATRTATNRNSLRKENEYFSFDWRLSRPFKFGDHMALTPTIEMFNTFNNKNLINPLITPGLFNFDGFLRQGLGDPRQLQLAAKFTF; the protein is encoded by the coding sequence ATGCGAATCACCACCGGACTCCGTTGCCTGTGCTTGCTGCTTTGGCTGGCGTGCGCAGCTTGGGCACAAACTCAAATCACGACAGGCGTCATTCAAGGTACGGCCACCGACCAAAGCGGCGCGGTTGTGCCCGGCGCCAATGTCGAAGCCAAAAACCTGGACACCAATAACAGCAAAACCGCGACGACTGCCGAAGACGGGCGCTTTGTTTTTCTGGCATTGCAATCGGGCCGTTACACCGTGACGGTGACGAAACAGGGTTACGCCAAAACCGTGCAGGAAAATCTGAATCTGACGGTCGGCCAAACCATTTCGCTCACGCTGGCGCTCAAAGTTTCGACCGTGCAGGAAACTGTCACCATCACTGCTTCGCCGACGATTGATACGGTCAAGACCGAATCGAGCAGTACGCTCAACGAAACCGCCGTCGCCAACACGCCAGTGCTGGGGCGCAAGTTTTTAGACCTTTTCACGCTCACGCCCGGTGTCAGCATTACGCAGGGGCCCGATGGCGATGTCGTCAATTTCGCCGGTCAGCGCGGCGTCTTTAACAACATCAGTCTGGATGGCGGCGATTACAACAACGGCTTTTTTGGCGAACAGGTCGGCGGCCAACGCGCCGCGATTGACATCACGCTGGATGCGGTCAAGGAATTTCAGGTCGTCGCCACGGGGGCTTCCGCCGAATTCGGGCGCACGGCGGGCGGCGTCGTCAACGTCATCACCAAGTCCGGCACGAATCAGGTGCACGGCTCTCTCTTCCACTTTCAACGCCTGGAAGCGCTGACCTCTGACCCGAAAGACGGCAAGGGTGGCACGGTCAAAGACTTCATGAAAGACTTTCACCGCGAACAGTTCGGCGGCACCATCGGCGGGCCGCTCAAGAAAGACAAGGTTTTCTTCTTCGGCGCCTTCGAGCAGATCACCGGCAATCTGACGCGCGCGAATTTGAGCGTGCCCATCGGCGCGCCCTGCTCCGTGCAAAACCCGACGATTCAGGCCAACGAGGCGCTCATCAATGGCAGCGCCGATTGCCAGCGCGTGGCCTTGATCAATTTCATCAAGACCACGCGGCAACAGGACGAAAGCCTGCCCATCAAGAAGCCGGTCAACACCTCGGCCATCCTGGGCAAGCTGGATTGGAAGCTCACTCCGGCCAATGATCTCGCGTTCTCATACAATTTCAGCCGCTCGAAAAAAGAGAACGAGACCTTTGACGTGCCGACTTACGGCGCTTCCGCCAACGGTACCGAAGGCCCTGGCAAGATCAACGTCTTCAACGTCAACCTCTACACCACCCTTGCGGCGAACAAGCTGAACGAGTTCCACTTCACCTATTCGCGCGAAGACCGCCCGCGTTTGGCGAACAAATCGAACATCCTCGCCGACACGGCGATGGGCTTTGCCACGACGTTCCGCTTCGGCAATCCGTTCTTCCTGCAACCGGGCGTGGATGAGGTGTTCAAGCGGGCGCAGTTCAAAGACAACTTCTCGCTCATCGCGGGCAAGCACAACATCAAATTGGGCGGCGAATACATCCGCAGCAACAACTCGCAAGTCTTTCGCGGCTTTTTCACGGCGCGTTACATCTTCGACAGCGTGACCGGCTTCCTGCGTTACGCCTCGCCCGCCACGCTGGGAGCGGGTTACGGGCCGAATATCAAAGGCTGCTCGAATGGCGGCTACGTCGCGGCGACGGCGGCTTGCCCGGCGGGTTCGACCTCGACCGGCGGCCCGTTGCTGCTCTATTTGCAAGGCGCGGGGCCGAACGCACCGGCCACCGATGCGGCGGGCGCGTCGGACATCAACAACGACGAATTCGCCCTGTTCGCGCAGGACAAATATCAATGGCGGCCCGGTTTCACCTGGCAGCTTGGCCTGCGTTGGGAAGCGCAGGTGCTGCCCAACCCAACGGTCGCGCCAGCGAAGACAGCTTATGGTTTATTCCTAAGCGATCCACGCTTCCCCTCGAACGGCACGCTGCCCGATCAGTGGAAGATGTTTCAACCGCGCGTCGGTTTCGCCTGGGACATCAAGAACAACAGCAAGTCGGTGTTGCGCGCCTCGTGGGGTATTTACAACGCGCGCCAAAACATGCTCTCGCAGGTCGGTTCGATCACGACCAACGGCGTGCAGCAACAGACGATCTTTCTGAACTCGGACATCATCGCGCTGGGCGTGCCCGGCCCGACTTGGCCGAACGTGGTGACACCTTCGGCGCAATCGTGCAGCGGCTCGAGGGGCAGCAATCCCTTCCCCTGTTTTTCGGGCGTGCGCGTCTTCAGCCGCGATTACGCCAACCCGCGCATTTACACCTCCAACGTGCAATTCGAGCAGCAGATCGCCAACGACACGGCGCTCTATGTTGATTTCACGTATTCGAAAGGCGTGCATCTGACGCGCTTTTTGAACTATGGACGCTTAGGCTTCTTCCAGCCATATCTGGATGAAATCGCCGTCGCCAGCGCGCTGGGCAAAGGGCTGTATCGCGGCCTGACCATCGGCGTGCGCAAACGCTTGAGCAAAGGCTTCCAGCTCGATGGCAATTACACCTTGTCGAAAGACCTCGACGATGATTCCAACGAACGCGATCCGTTCAGCGACCGTTCGTTTGACATCAAGAACCTGAAACTCGATTACGCGTTGTCAGACCGCGACATTCGCCACAAGTTCAACTTCCTGCTTTATGGCGAACTGCCGTGGGGCTTGCAGGCGAACACGCGCATCCAGGCACGCTCGGCTCAGCCGATCACGCCCGCCACGCGCACGGCGACCAATCGCAACTCGCTGCGCAAAGAGAATGAATACTTCTCGTTTGATTGGCGTCTGTCGCGGCCCTTCAAGTTCGGCGACCACATGGCGCTGACGCCGACCATCGAGATGTTCAACACGTTTAACAACAAGAACCTGATCAATCCACTCATTACGCCGGGGCTGTTCAATTTCGACGGCTTCCTGCGGCAAGGGCTGGGCGATCCGCGCCAATTGCAGTTGGCGGCCAAGTTCACGTTCTAA
- a CDS encoding class I SAM-dependent methyltransferase, whose protein sequence is MSNIKQVTAQAGYDLWSETYDETPNPVVALDARYTIAQLAPQAGERILDAGCGTGRNLQALLNAGALPTGIDFSAGMLAVAQRKFPQVELRQADLQQRFPFADVSFDAALCALIGEHLNDLHAVCREVFRVVKPGGRFVFSVYHPWLAAAGKEANFDKDGWNYRLGAYTHTTADYLAALREAGFTNQRSQEFICDEALAQSIQRAQKYLGKPLLLVIAARRPYRKRHC, encoded by the coding sequence ATGAGCAACATCAAACAAGTCACGGCCCAGGCGGGTTACGATCTATGGTCTGAAACTTACGACGAAACGCCCAATCCGGTCGTCGCGCTGGATGCGCGCTACACCATCGCCCAACTCGCGCCGCAAGCGGGCGAACGCATTCTAGATGCCGGTTGCGGCACCGGGCGCAACTTGCAAGCCTTGCTCAATGCGGGAGCGCTTCCGACGGGGATTGATTTTTCGGCTGGCATGCTGGCTGTCGCGCAACGCAAGTTTCCGCAAGTCGAATTGCGACAGGCCGATTTGCAACAGCGGTTTCCGTTTGCAGACGTCAGCTTCGACGCGGCGTTATGCGCCTTGATTGGCGAACACTTGAATGATTTGCACGCGGTCTGCCGCGAAGTCTTTCGCGTGGTGAAACCGGGCGGACGGTTTGTGTTTTCGGTCTATCACCCCTGGCTGGCGGCGGCGGGCAAGGAAGCCAATTTTGACAAAGACGGCTGGAATTATCGGCTGGGGGCATACACGCATACGACCGCAGATTATCTGGCGGCATTGCGGGAGGCGGGATTTACGAATCAGCGCTCTCAGGAATTCATTTGCGATGAGGCATTGGCGCAGTCCATCCAAAGAGCGCAGAAATATCTGGGCAAGCCCTTGCTGCTGGTCATAGCGGCGAGACGGCCATACCGAAAGCGCCACTGTTAG